DNA sequence from the Paenibacillus azoreducens genome:
TATGGCTCAATAAGCCGAAATAAGTCTGTTTTTTTGTCTGTAGTCTCCTATTTCAAGATAAGAATGTGTGTTCTTAAATAGGACTTAAGTGGGTAGGGGGAGATTCGATTATTAGGTATGATTTATCTATTCGGGTTAATATCATAATCTTGGTTGTGTCGCATCATTTATCCAAGCAGGAGGGAATTCGTTTGATTGAAATTACAGAAAGTTGGATTGATTCTATAGCGCCGAACAGCTCAGCCGTCAAAAATGGGCATGATCTGGTCAAAAAAGGGAAGTTTACCGAACTTCATTTGTCAAACGATCAGCAGGTGTTGTTTGGCAGTTGCGCCGGCAGCGGGAAAACGCCTTATTCGCCTTCGGCGGATTTCGTTGTTCCTGAAAAGCCCGTCATGCGCTGCAACTGCCCAAGCCGGCAAATTCCGTGCAAACATGTGCTTGGTTTGCTTTATGCTTATGCGGGCGGAGAGAATTTTACGGCTGCGGAGATGCCTGAGGATCTGGCAGCGAAACGCGAAAAAGCCGAGAAACGGGAAGAGAAAAAAGCCAAAGAAGCTGCGGCGGGAACGGCTCCCAAGCCGAAAAAAGTGAATAAATCGGCGCTGAAGAAAAAGATCATGGCGCAGCTGGAAGGATTGGATGTGCTGGAAAAGCTAACTCACTCCTTGATCCGGCGCGGTCTTGGGACGCTCGACGCCAAAGAGCTCAAAAACATTCAGGACCATGTAAAACAAATGGGAAGCTACTATTTAAACGGAGCCCAGATCCAACTGCGCAAGCTGCAAATGATACTTGCATCCCGAGGAGATAAAGAAGATACATATACGGCTGCTACGGAGCAGCTTGGCGTGATTCACGCTTTTATCAAAAAAGGACGGGCGCATCTGAAGGCCAAACTTGAAGATCCGGAACTTGCGCTTGATCATGAATCGACCATTGAGGAATGGCTCGGACATGCATGGCAGCTTTCGGAATTGAAAGATGCGGGACTGTCAAGTTCCGAGGCCGAACTGATCCAGTTGTCCTTCAACAGCTATGATGATCCCTCGCGCCAGGAATTCGTCGACTGCGGCTACTGGATGCAAATGGACAGCGGGGAAATTCATTATACCGTGCAGTACCGTCCATACAAAGCGGCGAAGCTGATGCGCGAGGAGGACAGCTTTTTTGACGCGGCCTGCGTGCCGGCTCTTTACCGTTATCCGGGGGATCTCAACCGCCGTGTACGGTTCGAATCCTTCTCTACGCGGCCGGTGGAAGAACAGGATATCGCCCGAATCCGGAAGTATGCGGCAAGTTCTTATGCCGAGGTAGTAAAAATGGTGAAAAACCAACTAAAAAACCCGCTGGGAGACCAGAGTCCGGTGATGCTGATTCATGCGGACCGAATTGTTTCCGACGAGGAAGGGCGGCTGTTTATTGCTGATGCACACGGCGAGACGCTTGAACTTAAGGATTTGACGGAAGATTCCACAGTCCAACTGTTGAAATTTTTGCCTGATGACAGTTTGCGGGATACAGCCGTGCTGGTCATGTTCGATCATGGCTTGGCAAGCGGGCGCTTGCGTGTGCAGCCGCTGAGTATCGTGACTGGACGGGAGATTATACGCTTGCTTTATTAATCCATTATGAAATTGTTTCTTAATGAAATCGGAACTGGGGGAGACAGGCAAATATGAGTCAGACATTGCTGATGGAGCTAAACGAAGAAATCAGACGTTTATATATCGCGGGTAGCGATCTGGCGGCCGGGGACCATCGGCTTAGACGGCTGGTGCCGCCATTTCAGCAGCTTGGAGAAAAGGCGCCGGTATTCAAAAAGCTGGCTGAAGGCGTCAACGAGTTGATTGATGCAGGCGGGAGTGAGGCGGATTCCGCCCGCAAACTTCAGGATGTGAACCTGCTGCTGCAGTCGGTTCTGCGCACGCAGGGCAAAGGGTCGGCCGAAGGAGAAACGGTACCGCTTGCAAATTCGCCGCTCCCGCTGCAAACGCGGATGTCCTACCGTAAACTGGCAGCGGTTCGGAACGCACTGTCGACGCGCGGAGGCGGGAGATACGAGATAATTATTGAAGGCTATCGTGAAGGGGTATTTGCGGATCTGCGGCTGCTGCCGCTTGCCGTGGAAGCACTTAGCGATCCGTATTCCGAGATCGCCGATTTTGCGATGACGGATATTTTGCCCTCTTACGGCAAGGAAATCGTACCGTATTTGCTGGCAAGCTTTCAACCGTCGGGAGGCAGGGTTGAATCCCGTAAACTGACCGTGATTGCGAAAAATGGCGGCAAGGAAGTACTGAATACGGTTTTCGAGGCCGCCATGTCGGGTTCGGATGAAGTGCGAACTACAGCGATTCAGCTCTTAGCGGGCCATATTGAATATGAGCAAGCGCTGCTGGATTTTAGCCGCGACAAGAAAAAAAGCATCCGTCAGGCAGCTTATAACGCTTTGGCCGACAGCGGCTGGGAAAGCGCAGTTGCCCGTCTCTATGAGGCCTCCCAAGGCAAAGACTGTGAACTTGTGAATCCTTCCTTGAACCGCTGCAAATCGCCGCAGCTTACCGAGCGGCTGGCGGGGGACTTCGCGGATCAACTGCAATCGCTGCAAGATGCTGCGAAGGACAAGGAAAAAACGGAGGAAATCTGGACTCAGGTCAAACGTTATCTCTGGGCGCTGCATCAAAAAGCAAGTCCTGAACTTGAGGAGTTATATTTGGGCGTTCTTCGCGAATATAAGCATTATATGTTTAAACTCGGATGGTCGTTTCTGGCCAATGAAGCGATTGATTATATCAAAAAAACGGACTCGGAAGAGGGCCGGCAGCTTCTACAGGCCGCAGTGGAATCGGATTTGAAACATTACGCCGGTACCAACGCTTATGCACGCGAGACATTCATTAAAGCCCAGCCTGTTTTATCGCCTGAGCGTATTTACGAGGCCTATTCTCCCATTGTGAAAGACCGGGTACATGCTAAGGCCATCAGCCGGAGCGCCAATTATTGCAAACAGCTGCTGGATACGATTGAGGACATGGTTGTTTTACGGCGGTATCAAGCATACAAGCAGGTTTGGTCTTATGGCGAAGAAGAGTATGCCTATCATGTGGAAATGCTGCCGCAGGAAGAAATCGCCGCGGGTTGGGACCCGCGCTGGCTGGATCATTTTATCGAATTGGACCGCATGGCTCTGGTAAGCGCATTTGCACGCCCGGGACATGCGGACGCCGCATCCTATTTATTCCTGAAGCTGCGGAATTCGCCGGAGTTCCGCAACCGCTTTGCGAATTTGGCGGTCATGGGGCTGGTTCGGGCGGAAGTTGCGCCGCAGCAGCTGCACGAAGCGCTTGTTCAGGCGCTGGAGGATGAACGCAATACCGATTGCCGTGAAATCGAACCCTTCCTGTTTGAACAGCTCTGCGGTTTACCGGCAGCATATGAGGCCCGGGTGCGAGCGGCTTTGCCCAAGTTCAGTTCCAAAGCGGAGGAACAGTTGGAATATATTTTGAAGAACATGTCATCCATCCATTCATAAAATACGTGTTCAAAAAGGCCGGTTTTCAGCGGACATTTTGAACAACCTCATAAAGGAGTGTTATCAATGAGTACGGAACAAACGATGCAGGATATTATGCGCAAGGCCTCCGAGCTTTTGTATCAGGAGGAACTGAACGCTTTGATCCGCGAGGATCAGGGCAAAATTCCGGCAGGGTGGCAGATGTCCCCGCAGTCTGTGTTGAAATTTATCGTAGGCGGTAAAGCAGGAAAGCAGATCATTACCCCAAAATACATTGGAAACCCGAGAATCGTTGAAATGGCGATTGCGACACTGGTGACGGACCGGGCGCTGCTGCTCATTGGGGAACCTGGAACGGCGAAATCCTGGTTGTCCGAAAATTTGGCGGCTGCCATCTACGGCAACTCCGGACTGGTTGTGCAGGGTACGGCGGGAACGACGGAAGAACAGGTCCGCTACTCTTGGAACTATGCGATGCTGCTGGCCCAAGGCCCGACCCCGGAAGCGCTTGTGCAAAGCCCGATTATGCGGGCGATGCAGGCGGGAGGGATTGCGCGTTTTGAGGAAATATCCCGCTGTGCTTCCGAGGTGCAGGACGCTTTGATTTCGATTTTGTCGGAAAAAACGATTTCCATACCGGAGCTGGGCAAAGAGATCAATGCGCGTAAAGGATTCAGCATCATTGCCACAGCCAATACCCGCGACCGCGGCGTGAATGAAATGTCGACAGCGCTGAAGCGCCGGTTCAATATCATCGTCCTGCCTGCGCCGGCGGATCTGGAAACCGAAGTGGAAATCGTGAAAAAACGCGTAGCCGAGATTGCTTCTTCCTACGACTTGCAGGCGGCGGCACCGGCGGATGAGGCGCTTCTGAAAGTGGTGACCATTTTTAGGGAGCTGCGCAGTGGGATGACTTTGGACAAAAAGGACAAGGTGAAGTCTCCGGCAGGTGTCATTTCCACGGCGGAAGCCATTTCGTTATTAACGAACAGCATGGCGCTGGCGGCAAGCTTTGGCAGCGGGGAAATGACGGATGACGATTTGGCTGCGGGGCTTCAGGGGGCGATCGTTAAGGATGAGGAGAAGGACCGGATCGTGTGGAAAGAGTATTTGGATAATGTTATGAAGAAACGGGGAACAAGCTGGCGTGGCCTTTATAATGCCTGCAAGGAGCTGAATCAATGAATACGGTCTGCGGCGCTGGAGTTCATCTGTTTGGCGTCCGGCATTTGTCGCCGGCCGGCGCTTACCATGTCGTAGAATATTTGGAACGATTGCAGCCAACGGCGGTATTGATCGAGGGGCCATCGGACGCGACGCCCGAGATCATTCACCTGACGAATAGTTCTACAAAACCGCCTGTGGCGATTCTTGCATTTACCGAGGAACTGCCGATCCGCACCGTATTATGGCCTTTTGCGGTATATTCGCCGGAGTATCAAGCGATGCTCTGGGCACGCAATCAGGGAGCCCACTGCGCTTTTATCGATCTGCCTTCATCTTCTGCGGTCTGCCTGCAGGATGTACGCGGAGAGCGTGGAGGGCAGCCTTCGGGCAGCGATGTATCGCATGAAACCCAGGATCAAGAGCCGTCTTCCAAGGAAATCGGAGGGTCTGAAGATTTGGAGCCGGAGGCCGGTAATTCAATAGATACGGAAGTTCGTGATCCAGGAAGCATATATGACCTGATTGCAGGCATTTCAGGCGAATATGATTACGATACGTACTGGGAGCGTAATTTCGAACATAATTTAACCCCGGATGCATACCGGCAGGCGATTTTGGCTTATTCGAGCCAGATGAGGGAGCTTACGGAAGGGCGGGAATGGACGGAAGACCGGCAGGAATATGCCTATAATGCTGTCCGTGAAGCTTATATGTGCAGGCAAATTGCAGACACCATCGCGGCCGGACATCAACCGGAGAATATCGTTGTTATCTGCGGGGCATATCACGCCTCCGCTCTGGCTGATCTTTCCCGGGCCATGAGTGACGACGAATTGCAGCGGCTGCCGTTCCGCAAGACCAAGCTGACGCTTATGCCTTATTCCTATTTGAAGCTGTCATCCCTGACCGGTTATGGCGCAGGCAATATCGCTCCGTATTATTTTGAAATGATGTGGAAGCAAATGGCCCGGGGGACGCTTGGGGATTTGCCGCATCGTTATTTTGCTTTTGTTGCCGCCGATTTGAGAAAAACCGGAACACACCGTTCGACTGCGGAAGTCATCGAAGCGGTACGGTTTGCGGAGTCGCTTGCTGCGCTGCATGACGGCCATGCGCCAACGCTGCGGGATTTGCGGGATGCGGCCAAAACGCTGCTCGGACGCGGCGAGCTTTCCGTTATAGCAGAATCCTTGGCTCGTGCCGAGGTTGGCACCGCGATTGGGGAACTTGCGGAAGGCGTCAGCCAGACGCCGATTCAGGATGATATGAATCGCCAGTTGAAACGGCTGAAGCTCGACAAATATAAGACAGCTGTCGCCAGCGACTTGGTGCTCGATTTGCGTGAGAACCGCAGGGTTTCTTCGGAGGAAGCGGCTTTTTTGGACTTGAACCGTTCCTTCTGGTTTCACCGTTTGAAGCTGCTGGGGATCCATTTCGCGCAAGAGAAAGGAAGAACTCAAGATCAAGCCGACTGGACGGAGCATTGGGTCGCGAAATGGTCTCCCGAGGTTGAGATCGAGGTGGTTGAATCCAATCTGCTGGGCGAAACCGTGGAGACCGCCGCCGGATTTGTGCTGCAGCAGCGGCTGGAGGGGTGTAGCTCGATTGAGGAGGCTTCTGCGCTGATAACTGTCGCCTACGAATGCGGGATGGTTCATCAAATGGAGGCAGGCCGGCAAACGATGCAGCGGCTTGCGGTTGAAAGCCAGGATGTTGTTCAGATTGCGGCGGCGGCCAGAAAGCTGTCGCAGCTTATCCGTTACGGCGGCATCCGCCGGATGGACAATACGCCGCTAATCCCGCTGCTGCAGCAGCTGTTCATGCGCGCCTGCCTGTTTCTGCATGATGCCAGTCAGTGCAATGACGAAGTAGCGCAGGCGATGGCATCTGCGATCGGCGAGCTGAACCATATTGCGGCAGAACATAGCGAAGAGGTCGATGAAGCATTATGGGTGCAGGAGCTTTCCCGTTTGTCGGACAGAGATGATGCGCATCCCCGTTTATCCGGACTGGCCTGCGCGATTTTGCTGGAGCGGAATTCAATTTCGGCGCAGCAGTGTGCGGCGGAAGTATCAAGGCGGCTATCGCCGGGTATCCCCGCGGATTTGGGAGCAGGATGGTTCGAAGGCTTGGCGATGCGCAACCGGTATGCGCTTTTGTCGCGAACAAGCCTGTGGGAACAGCTGAATGATTACATCTGCACGCTTGAAGATGATGAATTTGTGCGGGCGCTCTTATTTTTGCGGCGGGCTTTTAGTGCCTTTAGCCCGAAGGAAAAAACGATGGTTGCGGAATTGCTCGGCGAGATTTGGGGTGTAAGTACGGAGCAGGTGGCGGAAATACTGACGGATGATCTGAAGGAGGAAGAAGCCCAGATGTTAAACGAATTAAACGATTTTGATTTTGAGGACTTTTAATATGGGGAATACGGTGGATCAAAAGATTTTATCCCGCTGGCGGCTTATTCTGGGCACGGCCGCCGAAGAGGAGCTTAACCGCTGCAGCAGCGGCGGGCAGATGGATTTGACCAGCGAAGAGATGATTATGGATCGCGCGCTTGCCGCGATTTATGACCAAACGGATGGTATGGGGGGAGAGGATTTCTCCCGAAGCGGAACCCGCGGCGCCGGACAAGGCCAATCCGCTCCGCGGCTTGCGCAGTGGCTTGGAGATGTTCGGACATTTTTCCCCGAAGACGTCGTTTCCGTGATTCAACATGATGCGATGGAACGTAAGGGCTGGAAGCAGCTTTTATTTGAACCGGAAGTACTGGCCACCGTCAAACCGGATATCCAGATGGTCGGGACGCTGTTAGCGCTGAAAGGCAAAATTCCGGAGAAAACCAAAGATACCGCACGTATGCTTGTGCAGGCGGTGGTGGATGAGCTCATAAAGCGGATGCAGCAGGACATCCAAAGGGCCGTCACCGGTGCGCTGAACCGGAGGCAGCATACGCCGCTTTCCTCATTAAGCGGCATCGATTGGAAGCGGACGATTCAGAGGAACCTTAAGCATTATGATGCCGGGCTGCAGCGGATCATTCCCGAAAGGTTTTATTACTTTGACCGCGCCAAACGGAACAAGGAATGGACGGTTATCGTGGACATTGACCAAAGCGGATCCATGGCGGAATCGGTCATTTGGGCTTCGGTGATCGGATCGATTTTTGCCAGCATTCCCGCGCTCGATACCCGAGTTGTTGTCTTTGACACGGAAGTGGTGGATCTGACCGAGCAATGCGCGAATGATCCGGTTGAAATGCTGTTTGGAATCCAGCTTGGCGGCGGAACCAATATCGATAAGTCAGTGGCCTATTGCGAGCAGTTTATTACCGAACCCAAGAAAACTTTGTTTATCATCATTTCCGATCTATACGAAGGGGGCAATCAGGCGCGTCTGATCCGGCGTATGCGGGAGATGAGGGAAGCCGGCGTCAAGACGTTGGGCCTGCTTGCGTTATCCGATGAGGGCAAACCTTTTTATGATGAAAGATTGGCCAAAACTTTGGCCAAGGATGGGACGCCTTGCTTCGCCTGTACGCCTGCGCTGCTGCCGCAGCTGGTGGAAGGCGCGCTAAAAGGGGAAGACTTGACGGAGTTAGCCAAAAAACTGGACACCAAGGGGAAATAAACGACAGTCCGATCAGGGTGGTTTTCACTGTACAATTTCACATTTCAGTCATGCCGCTCGTTTATCGCTCATGTTGCTAACGAAACTGGGAAACGCTATTGCCCCCATTCGGGACCAAAATAAATTGTAACGAAATTACATATCGTTATTTGGGCGGAATCTCGCTTTATCACTATCAATTTTGCTGAATAGCGATACTGTGTTTCGTTAGAATCCGCAGCGGCTTTATTTTGCCCGGATAACGTCTGCAGGTTTCGTTAGCCGTTCTAAATTGTTCGAGAAGTGTCGGATACCCGAGATTACGGTGAAACAGGAATGTGCACTCCAATAGGGGTATAATAAGGAGTGAGGGTTTGCAAAACATTTTTCTAGGGTAGGAGGTAGGAACCTATGTATCGTGAACCGGAAGTCATTGAACGTTTTCACACGGATCGAGGGGATATTCAGCTTCAGAAAAGAGAAGATCACTACGAGATTATATACAATGGCACATTTCTGATGGCGACGTATAACGGAGAGTCGGAACGCTTGTTGGTCAGCAGGGCATTGGAGAGATGCAAAAACCCGTGCAAGATATTGATCGGCGGTCTTGGGGTCGGATTTTCGTTGGAAGAAGCATTAGCGGATTCAAGAATCGGCAAGGTGGATATCGTCGAGATCGAAGAAGCGATTATTCAATGGAACCGCACGCATCTGGCGCAGGTTTCGGGATATGCGCTGGATGATCCCCGTACAAACGTGATCCATACAGACCTGGTAAAATGGATAAACGAAACACATGAAACCTATGACGCGATTTGCCTCGACATCGATAACGGTCCGGATTGGACGGTATCCGAATCGAACACAGGGCTTTACTCGGAACAAGGAATCAATGGATTGATCAAGATGCTGCGGCATGATGGGGTTTTATCGTTTTGGAGCGCTACGGAATCGCCTGAATTCGTGGATTATTTGCAGCTGTTTTTTGAAGAGGTTGAAGTAGAGGCCGTTCCTCAGCCGCGGGGAGAACCCGATTATATATATTTAGCTCTTACGCCAAAACATTAATCTATTTCTTTCAATGCGTAGGGAAAGAAGATTCGATAGACACCGGCCGATGGCCGGTGTTATTGATTTTTAAGAGGGGGAAGAGGTCTGATGCCGCCCATGGATTTCTGAAATCGATACACCATCAAGAAATCATCTGTCCGCCGAAGCCCGGGAAGCGTTTTACGCAGGCATCGCCGGCAAACTTCCGCTTAAACGGATAGGGACGGCGGATGACGTGGCGCAATGCGTCCTATTCTCATTCAAAACGGTTTTGTAACGATTACGGCTGCTTCATGTCGAAGGAGGGCATATGTTATCATAAATGCTAGTAAGCAGTGAACGAAGCTAGGAGATTCAAAAAATTTGTGTGATAGGGTGAATTGCGTGATAGGGTGGAATGTACCCAACTTTTCGCGCTTGTCTAGCGGCAAAGGGAAATAAAGGCAATAAAGGAGAGGATCGGGTGAAGAGAAGAATTTCATTGTTTAATCTGGTGTTTTTTATTCCGGCCATCATTTTAAGTTTTGTGATGTGGAATGAATATACCAGCGGGCTTGACGCAAACATTGAGAAGACGGCATCATCCGGGCGCGGCCTGTTTTTTCTGGATCGCGGCAGCAAAGTGATGGGGATCGCCGAGGACGACAACGCCGGATTAAAAGGCGAGCTCTATGACGCCAAGACAGAGAAGCTAATAAAAGAAATACCGCTTTCATCCGACATACATAACCAGCTCGTTTCAAGTTACCAAAGTGGGCGTTTAATTCTGGTCACCAAAAATAACGAGGATCGGCTTGTGATGAATATGATCGATCCCGAGGGCGGCGTGAGGGAATTGGCGCAAGGGAAGCTTGATCTCCTTGGTTTTTTAGACAGCAATGCTTATGCATGGCGTGGAAAGCTTGTTATTATCGGGGAATCGGTCGGGAAAATCCCCTATCTGGCCCAGGTCAATCAGGGCAAGCTTCAGATCATCAATCTGAACGATAAAAACCTCCTGCCATCGAGGCCAATAAATGTAAGTCCCGTTCAAGGGAGTTTCGACAGCGATGCGGTTTTGCCGATGCTGGAGGTGGACCTTCATGATGATCGGAGGGCATTTGTGAGCGGAGTGCTGAATCAGCAAGGCCTTCCGCTGACGTACATCATAAAAGAAGAAGAGAACTATTTTGAAGCAAGAGATCGTACCGCCCGCCAATTTGCTTCCCAATTGCACCGCAATGAAACCAGACTGCTTAAGGTGGATGGCAATTATCCCGGACAGGTCAAGGTTTATGATGCGGCAGCAGATAAATGGGGCGGCGTACTGCCAACTCCAAGCCCTGTATATCAGACGAAGCTGTATCCTTTGAACGACGAAGAAACATTGATTGCCGGCTCGAACACCAAAGATGAAGCAGAGGGGCATGTTCTGGGATATCTTTATCATGAAAAAACAAAGAAATTCACGGATGTTTCCGCCATCGTTTCTTTAATACCTTATGACGATCTGAAAAACGCGAAGCTTCTATTTTATAAGGAAGCCGGGGACGACATTCTGTATTACTCCAACCCGACGGCTTCTGCCGCATGGATGAATGTGAATGATGGGGCGTTTGGGCTTCTCAATAGTGGCACGTTTCAAAAATGGCAGCTTGGCAGGGAAGAAAACCAAAAATCCATCCAAAGCTTTATGAACTATCTCAAACAAGGGGATGCGGTCGTCATCAACTGGGCGATCTGGGTTTTCATTCCGCTGTTCATGTATGGAACACTGGCTATTTTGCCGCCGATTTTGCGGGCGAAGCACAAAATGTCGCATCATAAGAATCGCTCTGTGCCGTGATCAGTAAAGCAACTTTATCGGTACTTTAAGCTGCTGAAACTGGATGAACATGTAATAATGAAACTAAAAAAGAATAGGGCGTGGGTATAATGGATACATCAAATGCCGTTCATCTATTAAAATGTCATACCTTTGCGCATGATGATATGCACCGGCACAAAGCAGAGCATGGTTTTCTAGGCAGTCTAAGGCCGTTTAAAGGCGAGCTGAGGGAGGGGAATTTCCACGAGCTGATGATCGTTTTGCGTGCCCTTGAAGCAAAGCTCGGCGAACCTGTGCTGGACCGGGAAATGATAACTTGTTTGTGGAGCATCTGCCAGTTGGGCCGCGCTTGGGCGGTAGAACCGGAAGGGATGCTAAGGCGGAACGGATTAATAACAGATGAACAGGTAGACCGGATGGAGAACTGGCTCGATCTCATCTCATACGCCGTCATGACCCTGCTCGGCAACGGTGGCGAAAAAGAGGCGTTCTGGGGTTACCGCGAATATATCTCCGAGAAGCTTGATCCGCTTATGGCAGAGCTGGACGTTTTGCTAGAGGAGAAGGTTATGGAAGACGAAATTCAGGAGCTGCATGAAAACTATAAAAAACAATCAGGGGCGGAAGAAGAAAGGTTGGCCGCGTTCGAAGCAAAATTCGAAGTGCTGCTGCCGGAAGATTTCCGCAGCTTTTACCGTCATAAAGACGGTAGCGGTTACGCGTTTCATGTCCTGTATCCAGGTGACGCCGAGGCGGGAGAGTGGCCTCCTTATTATTTGCTGTCCCTGGACGAAATGGAGGAAACCAAAAGTTACTTTTGCGAACGGGACGAGCTTTTGGCAGAATATTATTCCGGAGAAGAGATTCGGGAACTGGACCCGAAGATCAAACCTTATTTGTTTCATAAAAAGTGGTTTCCGTTTGCGACGATGGCCGGCGGCTCATTATACTTGATGCTTGACCTCGATCCGTCCGATCAAGGAACATATGGGCAGATCATCAGCTATATCCACGATCCGGATTTTGTCTATTATGTCGCGGACTCTTTTACGGATTTATTGCGGGAATCTAACAGGAATTTAAGTATGATGGATGAGATTGAATATTAAAGTATGTATGTTCAAGGGAGGGGAATGATTATGTACGGAAATCGCATGAACGATGTCGACGAGCATTTGCATGAAAACAAGCCGCAGGCTGGACATGCCCCCTTCATGGATTTGAAAGAAAAGATTCAAAACCTGCCTGGTACCCCCGGCGTATATCTGATGAAAGATGCCCGCGGCAGCATCCTGTATGTCGGAAAGTCCAAACATTTAAAGAAAAGGGTCCAGTCATATTTTCATCATTCCCAAACCCATGCGCCTAAAATTAAAAAGCTCGTTCAGCATGTAAAGGATTTGGAGGTGATCCGGACGGACACGGAATTTGAGGCCTTTATGCTGGAATGCAATCTCATTCATAAGTACAAGCCGATGTATAACCGGAAAATGAAAAATACCGCATCCTATGCGTATATCGTCATCCCGGCATCGGATGGGCTGCGCCATATCGAAACGACCAACCATCCGGTTCCGGCTCACGGCGACAGCATTTTTGGGCCTTATCCGACAAGCAGAATCGCAGTGGAAAAAGCGGTGGTAAACATTCTGGAAAGCTTGAAGATAGCCTGCACCCCTGCGGCTGCCGCAACAGCTCCCTGCCTGAACCGTGCCATCGGATTATGCTTGGGGATGTGTATGGGCGGAGAAGGCCTGAAGGAATACCAACAGCTCATGAACCGTTTTATCGGGTTGCTGGAAGGAACTGACCGAAGTTTATATGATGAGTTGGAGCGCAAAATGGCGGCCGCTTCCGAACAGTTTGATTTTGAGGCTGCCGCCAAGTTCAGGGATGTGCTGCAGTCGATCCGCTTTCTCGAGCATAAAGAAAAAGTCATTGGATTTGCCGGTAGCAATCCGAATGTGCTGTTATACGAACCTGTGGACGAAGAAACAATCAAACTTTTTCTTGTCAAACGCCATACGATTCTGTTCAGCAGGAGCTTTCCGGTTGCGACCGATCGGGAGAGGCAGCAGCTAACTAAAGAGGCGGGCATGCTCGTTCGGGCCTATTTCAAAAACGATGAAGACGCGTATACATCCGAAGTGGGCAGGGATGAAATCGATGAAGCACAGATTATTTACAGCTATGTGCAAAGCCATCCCGGCCAAGCTGCGCTTATTCCGGATGCGTGGCTTGATACGGACGATCCGTTGGAATTAAACGCTGCAATGGCATCGTTTTTTTCGGACATTATTAAAGATTCGAACGAAAATCTTGATTGATCTGAATGACATCGGGAAGCCTGAATGCGAATCCGAAATGGCCTAAACGTGATGAATCATAGCTGAATTACCTCAATTTATTGTGAATATTCTAAATATGAGTAACCTCGGACCTTTTCCGGGGTTATATATAAACAGCCTAAAACGAGGCTCAACATCATGATTAGTGCTTGACAAAAAAGCGAAAGTAGCGGAGGGGACGGAATCGATCTGAAGAAGCGACAGCGTTCGCCTTTGTCTCCGAATTTCTACCTTTATGAAAAACAAAATCGAGAAATTTGGAGACAACAGCGATCGGAAGAACGATCCGTAACC
Encoded proteins:
- a CDS encoding ATP-binding protein, coding for MSTEQTMQDIMRKASELLYQEELNALIREDQGKIPAGWQMSPQSVLKFIVGGKAGKQIITPKYIGNPRIVEMAIATLVTDRALLLIGEPGTAKSWLSENLAAAIYGNSGLVVQGTAGTTEEQVRYSWNYAMLLAQGPTPEALVQSPIMRAMQAGGIARFEEISRCASEVQDALISILSEKTISIPELGKEINARKGFSIIATANTRDRGVNEMSTALKRRFNIIVLPAPADLETEVEIVKKRVAEIASSYDLQAAAPADEALLKVVTIFRELRSGMTLDKKDKVKSPAGVISTAEAISLLTNSMALAASFGSGEMTDDDLAAGLQGAIVKDEEKDRIVWKEYLDNVMKKRGTSWRGLYNACKELNQ
- a CDS encoding HEAT repeat domain-containing protein; protein product: MSQTLLMELNEEIRRLYIAGSDLAAGDHRLRRLVPPFQQLGEKAPVFKKLAEGVNELIDAGGSEADSARKLQDVNLLLQSVLRTQGKGSAEGETVPLANSPLPLQTRMSYRKLAAVRNALSTRGGGRYEIIIEGYREGVFADLRLLPLAVEALSDPYSEIADFAMTDILPSYGKEIVPYLLASFQPSGGRVESRKLTVIAKNGGKEVLNTVFEAAMSGSDEVRTTAIQLLAGHIEYEQALLDFSRDKKKSIRQAAYNALADSGWESAVARLYEASQGKDCELVNPSLNRCKSPQLTERLAGDFADQLQSLQDAAKDKEKTEEIWTQVKRYLWALHQKASPELEELYLGVLREYKHYMFKLGWSFLANEAIDYIKKTDSEEGRQLLQAAVESDLKHYAGTNAYARETFIKAQPVLSPERIYEAYSPIVKDRVHAKAISRSANYCKQLLDTIEDMVVLRRYQAYKQVWSYGEEEYAYHVEMLPQEEIAAGWDPRWLDHFIELDRMALVSAFARPGHADAASYLFLKLRNSPEFRNRFANLAVMGLVRAEVAPQQLHEALVQALEDERNTDCREIEPFLFEQLCGLPAAYEARVRAALPKFSSKAEEQLEYILKNMSSIHS
- a CDS encoding SWIM zinc finger family protein, coding for MIEITESWIDSIAPNSSAVKNGHDLVKKGKFTELHLSNDQQVLFGSCAGSGKTPYSPSADFVVPEKPVMRCNCPSRQIPCKHVLGLLYAYAGGENFTAAEMPEDLAAKREKAEKREEKKAKEAAAGTAPKPKKVNKSALKKKIMAQLEGLDVLEKLTHSLIRRGLGTLDAKELKNIQDHVKQMGSYYLNGAQIQLRKLQMILASRGDKEDTYTAATEQLGVIHAFIKKGRAHLKAKLEDPELALDHESTIEEWLGHAWQLSELKDAGLSSSEAELIQLSFNSYDDPSRQEFVDCGYWMQMDSGEIHYTVQYRPYKAAKLMREEDSFFDAACVPALYRYPGDLNRRVRFESFSTRPVEEQDIARIRKYAASSYAEVVKMVKNQLKNPLGDQSPVMLIHADRIVSDEEGRLFIADAHGETLELKDLTEDSTVQLLKFLPDDSLRDTAVLVMFDHGLASGRLRVQPLSIVTGREIIRLLY